The Agarilytica rhodophyticola genome has a window encoding:
- the dnaQ gene encoding DNA polymerase III subunit epsilon — MRQIVLDTETTGLEHAQGHRIIEIGCVELVNRRLTGNHYHQYIQPNREVDEGAMAVHGITNEFLLDKPVFADIINDFLTFIGDSQLVIHNAPFDVGFLDSEIARFDSTLPLIEQRCKVLDTLTMARQKHPGQKNNLDALCKRYEVDNSQRDLHGALLDAEILADVYLVMTGGQRNLLFNGASSDDEGDGSYVEQIIRVDANRPRLSVVRADEGELSRHNKKLEAIDKASGGNCLWLKPV; from the coding sequence GTGAGACAGATAGTTCTGGATACTGAAACCACAGGTCTTGAGCACGCCCAAGGCCATAGAATCATTGAGATTGGCTGTGTTGAATTGGTCAATCGTAGGCTTACCGGCAATCACTATCACCAATATATTCAGCCTAATCGAGAAGTAGATGAAGGTGCCATGGCTGTCCATGGTATCACCAATGAGTTCTTATTGGACAAACCTGTCTTTGCCGACATCATCAATGACTTTCTAACATTCATCGGTGATTCCCAGCTGGTTATCCATAATGCTCCCTTTGACGTTGGCTTTCTTGATAGTGAAATAGCCCGTTTCGATTCCACTTTGCCCCTTATTGAGCAGCGCTGTAAGGTGCTCGATACGCTCACCATGGCGAGACAGAAGCACCCTGGGCAAAAAAATAATCTCGATGCCTTATGTAAGCGTTACGAAGTCGACAACTCCCAGCGAGACCTCCATGGCGCTCTTCTCGATGCCGAAATTTTAGCTGATGTCTATTTGGTGATGACCGGTGGCCAGCGAAATTTGCTTTTTAACGGCGCCAGTTCAGATGATGAAGGCGATGGGAGCTATGTTGAACAAATTATTAGGGTCGATGCTAATCGGCCAAGGCTCAGTGTTGTTAGAGCTGATGAAGGTGAATTGTCCCGCCACAATAAAAAATTAGAGGCCATTGACAAAGCATCTGGGGGGAATTGTCTGTGGTTGAAGCCAGTTTGA
- a CDS encoding Na+/H+ antiporter subunit E, with the protein MRHTLYLSSTLIALWLLNSGHYTPLILALGCFSVGLTVWIAHKMDVVDGEAQPIHLTLRLPGYWFWLTKEIVLSNIDVVKRVWLAPESIDPAVATLKISQTTDMGRVIYANSITLTPGTVTLDLKDDEVLIHSLTREGLRDLQNGEMDRRVSLLEK; encoded by the coding sequence ATGCGACATACCTTATATTTATCAAGTACATTAATTGCTCTTTGGCTATTGAATTCAGGCCACTACACACCGCTGATATTGGCACTAGGATGTTTTTCCGTAGGCTTGACGGTGTGGATTGCTCACAAAATGGATGTGGTGGATGGTGAAGCGCAACCGATCCATCTCACCTTAAGATTGCCTGGCTATTGGTTTTGGCTGACAAAGGAAATTGTGCTATCAAATATCGATGTGGTGAAACGTGTCTGGCTTGCGCCAGAGAGTATTGATCCTGCCGTGGCCACTTTAAAAATCTCTCAAACCACTGACATGGGCCGTGTCATTTACGCCAACTCAATTACCCTGACACCAGGCACGGTGACCCTAGATCTGAAAGACGATGAAGTGCTTATCCATTCATTGACGCGCGAAGGCTTGCGCGATTTGCAAAATGGCGAAATGGATCGTCGCGTATCGCTACTGGAGAAATGA
- a CDS encoding monovalent cation/H+ antiporter complex subunit F, with protein MMFVAAVAAILISMILALFRAFMGPTLYDRILSVNMFGTKTVIMISLLGFMMGRPEFLDIALVYALINFISIIGILRFFEYAESDADTNAEKKELKS; from the coding sequence ATGATGTTTGTCGCCGCCGTTGCCGCCATATTGATCTCTATGATTCTCGCCCTGTTTCGCGCATTTATGGGGCCGACACTTTATGACCGGATTCTCTCAGTCAATATGTTTGGCACTAAGACCGTCATTATGATCTCACTTCTAGGCTTTATGATGGGGCGTCCAGAGTTTCTTGACATCGCATTAGTTTATGCACTTATTAACTTTATAAGCATTATCGGTATTTTGCGATTCTTTGAATATGCCGAGTCGGATGCCGATACAAATGCCGAAAAAAAGGAGCTTAAGTCGTAA
- the mnhG gene encoding monovalent cation/H(+) antiporter subunit G, whose translation MVLDIISWVCLVSGGFLCITGGIGLFRFPDFFSRMHAASITDTLGSGLIMIGLLVQVGEAWIVAVKLLLIILFIFLTSPTSSHALAKAALHSGLKPYEKQQSKSSSE comes from the coding sequence ATGGTATTAGATATTATTAGCTGGGTCTGCCTAGTCAGTGGCGGTTTCCTCTGTATTACAGGAGGTATCGGTTTATTTCGTTTTCCCGACTTTTTCTCCCGCATGCATGCGGCCAGTATTACCGATACCCTGGGCAGCGGCCTGATTATGATCGGCTTGCTCGTTCAAGTGGGGGAGGCGTGGATCGTTGCTGTCAAGCTATTGTTAATTATCTTATTTATCTTTCTAACGAGCCCAACGTCTAGCCATGCACTGGCGAAGGCTGCGCTGCATTCTGGCCTCAAGCCCTATGAAAAGCAGCAGTCAAAATCGAGCTCAGAGTAA